The stretch of DNA ttatttatttaatttttaaagattaataattactttaacatatattttataaaattatcctaacatttatttattttttattaattaattttttttattttcttcatttattttactttttctaaataaatataaatttactttatttattaaattaataatattataataatattacttcctaatataatatgaataaataaatataaattcattttacatattaatataataatattataataatattacttattaatatAGTATCATATGTATCGAAGACAGGTGTTTATTATAACCGTTATAGTTATAAAacatagttatatatatttaaagataattttgaaaataaaaatttatatagatACCAATAGttttaatcatttaataaaattattccaATATCGTATTTGGTATAAGtatacaaaatttaacataaatatgtatatttattattatacattttagaatattttttacattgatAGTAATTTGTATATcgttaatgaaaatatatttcaagaaaacatgaattatatcataatttttttaaaattacagtATTGGTTATTAATTTCATATGACAGTAACGTGCTGATTATGTATAtgatgaattttgaaaaagattagaataaaaataaaggataGAAATATGTAATAGCTATATGTATGCCTTAAacccaaataattaatttcttttataaataaaaaattggtttGACCGAAGGTTAATAATAGTAGATatttaattctcaaatttattattaaactaatataaaagttcaatataatatttataacttttaaaggATCATGActctgaaaaataataaaagataaatattagtaggtattttatcttaaaagataTGATTACTGACAATACTGATACATTACATTACTGatacattttcaaatatatacatCTTTAACTATGATCTCAAATTCAAATACGGAGCACTCTATCACTTCACACATATCATACAATGTGATGGAGATAATCAACTAATTATGACAAAACTATGATAAAACACTTAATGATATCCTAATGTAAGTGTGCAAGTAACGGGTTACTCAAGTTTAGACATACCATAGCGTCTAAGCAAGATGAAGTCGAAGATGCTAAATTGgaagagaagataaaaaaataatggaaagACCCACATTAAAGCCACTACATAAGAAACCCACTTGGTTTTGATGTCAAATATGAGAAAGGAAGCTGCAGTAAAAGCCAAAACCATAGCACCAACCGAGATGATTAGTAATGGAGGTCCGAAAATCAATCCAGGATGTAAGGTGACAAATTCACTTTCTGAGAATCTTGAGGAAGTGAAATTTGACAAGAAAGATAATATAGACGCAGAAGAAGTGAACAATGCGACTGTATTTGTTAAGATGAAGACAATGAACCAATCACTGTTCTTGTTCTTGTCACCGCCGGGAACCGTGAGAACAGCTGCAAATGCTACTGTAGCATCAAGTGTAGCCACAAGCATCCCAGACTTGGCTGTTACTTTGGCTGCACCTTTTATCTCTTCAGATAATTGTTTGTGTTCATCATAAAATACATCAACTGGTCTCTTCCCCTTATTGTTTCTCATTCTGCTTAGTTCGGAAGGAAAGCTCCTCTCCATACTCTGCTTATCATCGAAAAGTGTGCATTCAGATTTTGTCCAAGTGATGTCACAGAGCAGAAAAGTGGCAGGAAAAAGAATAAGGAAATGAATGGATTCACCTTGAACCATTGGACCTCATTCAGCATTTGCTTGCTTGCTCTTAAACCGGAGAATGATTGGAATTGAAGTGGCAGATGAGCAGCCAAGTGTAGAACGTTGTTTCCATCATTGTCTACTGCAAATAGTAAATGCTCTTTTTTACCATGTACACGTTTGATAGATTTATCAGGATGTCGATATTGAACTAGCAAGTGCAGTAGGTTCCGTCCATTACTGGGATCCTTTATAGTCATGAATAGTTTAAGATTCTGAGTAATAAGCCATCCCGTAGCGTCAATGTTTCCTGATTTTATTGCATCAAGCAGCACCGCTGAGGGTTCATTAATCAACACCAtaaccttttctttttccaataaGCTAACATTCACCCATAACAGCATGAACAATGCCAGACCCTTTGGTGTTGATCCTTCTTTATCATTGTCTTCCACTAATTCCATGTGTAATTCCATGTGTAGTTGGTCAAACAAATtattaacatgaaaaaaatggaACAGTTAAATTAAGAATTCATCTTATCTGAATccccagtttttttttttttttttatgttttcaagaCATATATTCGGAATTGCGAAAGCTTACACAGAATTTCTGAAGGCTTCCGCGCCAGCATATGCAAAGCTGTTAGCTTCTCTTCATCTCTTGCAATGGCGAGTTCAGTTGGACGTTGTCGAAACAATTCCATTGACACACCTAAGGCGCAAAAATTAAATAGCAAGGTTAACGACAAGGTTGTTTGAGATAGTAATTACAAAATGAAAAGGTAAGTAATAAGACCCGGTAATAAATACAAGTTACCAAACATGTTGTTGCTGATGGTCATAAAAAACAGTTTTTCAATATCCTTGTAAGTCATTTTGTCGAGCAGATGGTGGGAGCATAGAAGTTGAACTATTCTGTGATGGGAAGATAAAGCAGCCAAGTGAACCGGAAGCATCTGATCTGAGTTTGGTCTTAGCACATCTTCTGGATTCATAAGCTTAGCCAACTCTTCAACAAAAGTATAGCTCCCTGCACCTGCTGCTACATGAAGAACTGTGTCGTCTCTTGCAGTCAATGGAATGCGTACGCTATTTGGATCCTTTTTAACAATGTCATGCGCTTCTGACCACTTATCCATACGTGCATTCCAGTACAGTTCATAAGAACCTGCAATCCTTCCAAACTTTATTCAATCACTCTCATTACTTCTCCTGTAGTTAATCCTtttcaacaatatatataaaacttaccCTCATATTCTGTACGCTTCATAAATTCATCTGCCGTTATTTTTCTGTTTAAATTTTGGTAATGGTTCTGATCAGCTGTTATTGTAATCTGAATATGGGGCACATCTGAACCTTTCACATCAGGATTCATCATTTTCTACACATAATTGTGGCGGTAAAACCAGAAACTTCATTAGTTTTCCATAcatatataacatttaaaagTTTAAGTATCATAATCTAATGGAATATATTATAAGAGTCAAACTTTAATTCAAATTGGAGAATAACACAAATATGGAGAAGAAACGGGAGGCATAGTTGAAGCTAAAATtacagagaagaaagaagataaCTTGAAAGTGAGAATTGAGTTTACCTGAGAAATTGAAGTGGTTACAGCATGGTGATTCGTGTGGGCGATGACAGAGgctatttataaattataagatGAAGCATAGTTGAAGCTAAAAACATACATAGAACAAAGAAGATAAAGGTAGGTGCTTCAGTTCTGATTCGATGGAGAATAATACTCTCATATTCTGTTTTAGTCTATTGTTGTCTCAGCTTCTTCTTTGCCtgtctttctcttttttttttttttttcttttgataatgACGTTGGAAGCCACATTGATGagagataaaacaatttatattatataattgtgGTATAAATCTCAATttacaagtcggttttgtgAGAATGAATTAGACTTAAACTCACTTCTAATATAACATCAGAGTCAGGTTAGAACCTGTCTTAATGAACTTTTCTGGACATTCTATTTTATACATTATAGGATCACTTACATACCATCATTCTTAGACCTATGCATGAGATATATATATCTCGACATGGAAGTGTGTGTTAAAAGTTTCAcatcgattaaaaataaaaacatttctaGTACATAAAATACCTTTTCTTTTACTTCTGTATTTTTCTTGGTCTTATAGGTTATTTTCTGGAATAAAAATactcttttcaaaatatataagaattgaaaatttaataataaaatacatggGAAAAAAATTGAGGGTAATATAGTTATAGTAGACGATTTAAGTGGAAATGTGTAAttactgtttttctttttctgatatCAAAGGTTCTGTCGTGATTGATTGGGACCAAAAGGTAACAAGAAGAAAATCCGAAGAGATATGAGAGATGATACTTTGACGTCTTGTTAAGTTTAAAGTACTTCCTAACAacctttataatatttatttattcaaccATTTATATCTTAAtctaatgttttattattaatcacAGTTGTCAAatggttttatttataaaagttggtgttaaaatattttcttacataAGAATTAGATTCTAAACTACATTATTTGATGAACTAGATTTGGTAAGTTAGAGTTGGATAGGAGAATAAAGATAAGTTCAAGCTTTATACTTTTTCAATGGTGTGGACACAACTTTCCCAATGTTTATCAGCATCTGTGTGTGATGTCGGTGTCAATATGAAGCTGGATTATCAGCAACATTTATCAGCTACCATCATCTTTTTCAAAGGTTTtgtttatcatatatatatatatatatatatatatatatatatatatatatatatatatatatcggcAAAAAATTGAGtcttcattattatattatatgaaagATTTTCTTGACTTAATGTGAAATAAATAGTATCGAGATCAGAAAATCTTTCTAACCATGAAagttaacatttaatttatagattaatattttggaagttaacatttaatttatagataaaatcattgagaaaataataatcaaatgaCCAAAATATTCACTCTctcctatttttaaaaatattagttagtTGAAGGACGAACTTAGGATCAATTCTAAGACCATACACTTCAGATTAATTTTGGAATGTCTTATTTATATTCAGGAATTAAGTCGGACGGTACAATATTCATTAACACTCATTCCggaaacataaataatataattctgaaaaattattgatttaaaattggtgtaaccaattttaatttaaaggtAAACTAATACAAAGTAATAGATTTGAATGTATCAAGTAATAAGTGGTGGAGTATCGACCATAAAATGTTTTGTTCGCCTTTTAATAAATAAGGAAATACTTATGGTGCCCCAACATGTATACATATGTatagaagataaaagaaaacacattaAAGTCTAAAAAAGGGGTGGGGTGCAGTGCATTAAGGTAGAGGTGCAACAAATGGGAATGCATTCAAGCCcaataaaaaagtaaacaaacagGGCTTCGGGGATGGAAATAAGAGGGGTGCGCGAATTAAGAATCAAAATGGCCCAGAACACACAATGCAACCAACAGGAATTATAATGGGGGTGCACAAAATAAGTATAATTAGCCCAACAAATAACATGAAAGGTGGAGGaagcaaaataaatataattttatgataacgTAGTGGAGTTGATGCTTAAGTTTATGCGAAACGTATATGCCGCATACATCGTAGGTAACATGAATTACCTTTATTTATACCATACATGCATACTTAAGTAGTCTTATTCAAAGAGCGAAAGAGGATTAAAGAGCAACATCCACAGGCTTGAAATCCAGCAACTCTGTGGAGTTAATCCATGACCTCTCCCACACCTTCGCTTCATACACGTTTGTACTCTCACCATCTTTTGCTTCCAAAGTTATATAATACATGAACCCTTCCACCACCTGTTCCTTTGCATCAATCACCCTCACAAACTCCAAATTTGCATTCTGAGACATCAACAAAAATCAATCATGGAATAACGGTTACATAATGTGTtggattatattttttcatatatggttaTAGTTATTGAGAGATTATAATTTCATGtagatatataatattagtCTTATATTATAAGGCATTTGACATCACTTTAACCTCAAAACCTCTTAAAAACAATCTCCACtactcaagggtgagtcccttatattttctttcatatggtatattttctttcatatgtatgAGTGACCCATTTTGGTTGCGGTTATGTGGTCAGTCACTTCGAACCATCGactgttttaaattatatattatttcatatattttagttatatatgaGTTATGGTTATAGAGAGATCGTGGTTCTATATATTTAGGTAACATTAGTCTTGCatatataagacatttgacatcACTTTAATCTCAAGatcttaaaataatagtattatgAATCTTtgttcttatatagtgtttaactttgtctattctattTAACGGGACACTTGGATTATTCTCGACACAGTGGAACCTACAAAAGGaacaagaataaaagaaaacctGGTTTTTGTTGTATTGATCAACGGCAAAGCGAGCGAGATTCTCGATGTGAGCGGTGTCGGAAGGAACATCGCTGACTCCACCTCCTTTTGTGTCTGCTGAGACGAGCTTGAATTCAAGCACCTCCTTAGAGTTCAACCATTCTCTCACCCACACTTTGGTTTCATACACGTTCTTGGTTTCACCATCTTTGGCCTCCAAGGTTATGTAGTACAACACGCCACTCACATCTTGCTTTTTTGCACTTATCACTCTCACAAACTCCAAAACCGCATTCTGCTTTTTGTTGTAATCGTCAACGGCGAAGCGAGCCAGATTTTCGATCTCCACGCTGTTGGCAGGCACGTCGGTGATGCCACCTTCAGTTACTGTTGCTGATGCCATGTTTCTCTTCTCTTCATCACTCTCTCTTCTATCCCTCTTTATACcccaaaatttatcaaacctTATCTTggtttcaatgaattttgagTGGTAGAGAAACAGTACAATGATCTGAGacgaaaaaaacaaaaatcaatgtATCTCGTTTTTCTGTCTGGTACGAGATTTTATTTTTGGAGCCATTCTTATTTATTACACGTGGATGTTTAAGCCGACGACAAGAATTTCAACCGTAGGTcgtgtttgcatttttttttctcattttcaaataattgcatattttggtACACTCGATAGTTGTATATTATCTAAGAGAAAGATAAACAAGATTTTAAATACAGCTTCTTCttaagttttcaaaatatatcttttaagaACACCGTTGGGAGAAAACTCCTATTCTAAATTAAGTTCTTGGATGAATATTTGTGGACACAACTCGCCCAATGTGGAGAACGTGTTTGGATGTATGTGAACAAAATGACTTTTTTGTTGTCATTCTTTAAGTCGtacaaaatatatgaaagttACAGCGATATTTAGATTTGTGGACACATATCACCCAATGTTTAGAACGTGTTTGGATGTGAACTTTTGCATGGAGATGTCTTGTAGGGATTTGAGTTACTTTTGTAGGAAGGTGTCTTGTAGGAATATGTGTAAAAGTGGCTTAGTATAATTAATCTCTGACACCCTATAATATAGAGAAGGTTTTTGGTGGTGATgta from Vigna unguiculata cultivar IT97K-499-35 chromosome 8, ASM411807v1, whole genome shotgun sequence encodes:
- the LOC114195594 gene encoding multicystatin-like, which translates into the protein MASATVTEGGITDVPANSVEIENLARFAVDDYNKKQNAVLEFVRVISAKKQDVSGVLYYITLEAKDGETKNVYETKVWVREWLNSKEVLEFKLVSADTKGGGVSDVPSDTAHIENLARFAVDQYNKNQNANLEFVRVIDAKEQVVEGFMYYITLEAKDGESTNVYEAKVWERSWINSTELLDFKPVDVAL
- the LOC114195592 gene encoding ankyrin repeat-containing protein ITN1-like, with product MMNPDVKGSDVPHIQITITADQNHYQNLNRKITADEFMKRTEYEGSYELYWNARMDKWSEAHDIVKKDPNSVRIPLTARDDTVLHVAAGAGSYTFVEELAKLMNPEDVLRPNSDQMLPVHLAALSSHHRIVQLLCSHHLLDKMTYKDIEKLFFMTISNNMFGVSMELFRQRPTELAIARDEEKLTALHMLARKPSEILLEDNDKEGSTPKGLALFMLLWVNVSLLEKEKVMVLINEPSAVLLDAIKSGNIDATGWLITQNLKLFMTIKDPSNGRNLLHLLVQYRHPDKSIKRVHGKKEHLLFAVDNDGNNVLHLAAHLPLQFQSFSGLRASKQMLNEVQWFKSMERSFPSELSRMRNNKGKRPVDVFYDEHKQLSEEIKGAAKVTAKSGMLVATLDATVAFAAVLTVPGGDKNKNSDWFIVFILTNTVALFTSSASILSFLSNFTSSRFSESEFVTLHPGLIFGPPLLIISVGAMVLAFTAASFLIFDIKTKWVSYVVALMWVFPLFFYLLFQFSIFDFILLRRYGMSKLE